TAGAATATCCAAGGCGGCGGCCGAGAAGTTCGCAAAGTTGGCCAAGGGAAAAGCCGGATGGCCCGTTGACATGTTCCTTGACCCTCCAGCAAACTCTCTCCTCGTGGTTCCCAAGAGCATATATGACCTCATGAACAGCACAACCTTCAATGCCCAGGCTCCTCAGGCTCCTACTTTACTCCAGAGAATCCACAAGGCTCTCAACATAACGACCATAGTTTATACCAACCAGAGTGCGGAGGAGCTCAAAAAGCTGGCCGATGGGAAGCCCATAGTCCTCGTTGATGTTGGCGAAAACTTGGTTAATTCACTCAAATCAATGAACGTGAGCGTTCGCTACGTTCCCAAGCAGAGTGGCGTTAGCGATACCCAGCTTATCAAGAGCGTCCTCGGTCTCTACGGTCCCTACTCCCTTGGTGAGGGGCTCGCCAATGGAGAGCCTCAGACAGACGTTCAGATAAGCGGTCAGGCCCCGGATAGACTTACTGCGGAGCAGGAGGCCAAGACTGTCTACACTGTCCTCAAGAGTGGTTCCCTTCCGGTTAAGCTCAAGGTTATAGGAATGCAGTTCATATCACCAAAACTGGGTCAGGACTTCAAAAAGCAGGCACTATACGCTGGAATAGCGGCGTTGATAGCAGTTTTGGCAATCGTATACTTCCACTACAGGAGGTGGAAGATAGCCATACCCGTGGCGAGTACGAGTCTCTTTGAAGTGATTATAATCCTTGGAATAGCAGCTTTGATAAAGTGGAACCTTGACTTGCCGAGTATCGCGGGTATTATAGCGGCAATAGGTACCGGTGTTGACCAGCAGATAGTTATAACTGATGAGCTTCTTGGGGGAGAAAAAGTTGCAAGGATCACAAGGCGCTCTAGTACTTTAAAAAGAATCGGACGTGCATTCTTCATAATATTCGCCTCAGCGTCAACTACAATAGCGGCAATGAGCTTTCTCTTAGTCTACTTCGTGGGAACATTAAAGGGATTTGCAGTGACAACAATAATTGGAGTTCTCATCGGAATCTTTGTAACAAGGCCTGCCTACGCTGAAATTGCAAAGTATCTCGTTGGTGAGGAGTGATGTATGTCATTATAATGGGGGCAGGGAGAGTCGGATATCTAGTTGCAAAAATGCTCGAGGCCGAAGGGCATGATATTACAATAATTGAAATGGACAGGGAACGTGCCAAAGAACTCTCAATGCATGTAAACGGGTTGGTTATTGAAGGAGATGCAACCGATCCAAAAACTCTGGAGGAGGCTAATATAAAGCAAGCAGATGCTTTTGCGGCATTAACCGGCAAAGATGATGCGAACCTGTTGGCGTGTATATTAGCCAAGAACCTTAATCCTAGTGTCAAGACTTCACTAAGAATAAGCAATCCTAAGAACCGGAGGATCTTTGAGGAAGTCAAGGATCTAAAAAAATACTTCGACTTCGTAATTTCACCGGAGGAGATAGCGGCGGAATACATAAGCAGAAACATCGTTACGCCGGGCTTTGATAGAGTTCTCTTCCCAAAGGAAGGAGCTGAGATCGTGAGATTCAACATAGACAAAAACAGCAAAATTGCAGGAAAACTCGTAAAGGAACTTAAGCTACCAAAAGATGCTTTAATTATAGCGGTTTACGATGAAAAAGGTAATTTAATAATCCCCTCTGGAGATACGAAGTTGCCCGAAAGAGGCCAAGTGATAGTTTTTGCCAAGAACTCCGTTCTCAAAGAAGTGAAGGAACTTTTGGAAGGAAAATCCGAGTCCTAAGATTAGACTACTACCTTTAATCTTTTTCCCATCTTGTTCTTTGAAGACCATAAACTATTTAAACTGATTAGGGAAGCCAAAGTTGGCGAAAAGTTCAGCTGTTTTCATGGTCATCGGAGGGACGGCTCATGGAGGACGTCATTAAACGGATTGTTGATGCAGAAAAGGAAGCAGAGAGACGTATTGAAAAAGCCAAGGAAGAAGCTAAGTCCATAGTCCTAAAGGCTAGGGAAGAAGCCAAGGCTATTGAAGATGAGATAATTTCTAAGGCCCAGGTTGAAGCTGAATCCCTTATCCAAAAAGCCCGTGAGGAAGGTGAAGCTGAGGCCAAGAGAATCATCGAAGAAGGTGAAAAGGAAATACAAGCTCTTAGATTAAAAGCTGAAGCTAACTTTGAAAATGCAATAGTTCAGGCAATAGAGCTCGTGAGAGGGGGCTGAAATGTTCAGGCCCGAAGAAATGGTAAAAATTGACGTAATAACCCTTAATCGCTATAAGGATGCGCTATTGACTTATCTCCATGAAGCAGGTCTCGTTGAAATTCGCGAGCTTGACGTTAAAATAGCTCAAAGGGATACTCCCAATGAGTATCACCGAAAAGCCGCCTCATACAGTATAACAATCTCCCGTCTTGCAGACTTTCTTAGGGCCTATAGAAAAACAAGGGGAGGGGGAATAAAGGAATTTTTCTTCCCCAAAGAAAAGCCGAAAAAAACGTATCGATATGAGGGCATTGAGAAACTCATCAAAGATACAGAGGAATTTTTAGCTAAAGCTGAGCCTGAGATAAAGGCCGTTGAGGGCAGGATAAGCTCTCTCCAATCGGAAATAGAGAGGATAAAGGAGTCAATATCTATCCTTAAGCTACTTTCAGTCTTTAAACTTCCTGTGAAGTACCTCCGACATAGCGGGATAGTTGAAGTTTCTGTTGGTTCTGTTGAGAAAGTTAAGTTCTCTGCTCTTGTTGAAGATCTCAAAATGGCTACAGAAGGCAGGATAGCTCTCGCAAGCAGGGACGCTGGAGACAAAGTCTTGTTGGTAATAGCAACCTTGTCTAGAGATCACGATAAAGTTAATTCAGTGCTTGCGAAGCACTCATTTGAAAAGATTGAAGTCCCTGACGGAGATGGTACACCAGAAGAGCTTGTGACTGATTACCAGAGAAAGCTTGACGCAAAGCTCAGAGAGCTTGAAAATGCTAAAAAAGAAGCTGAAAAACTTGCAGAAAAGTATTACGAAGACGTGGTATTCTATCAGGAACTAATGGAAAACGAACGTGATAAGGCTTCGGTTCTTCCAATGCTTGCCAGAACTAACATGACGTTTGCATTAACCGGCTGGCTTCCGCGCGTTGACGTTCCTAAGATTCTTGAGGGAATAAAGAAAGTTACCAAAGGTAAGGCCTACATAAACATTAGAGAGCCTACAAAGGATGAAATTGAGGAGATTCCGATAAAGCTCAAGAATCCAAGATGGGCAAGACCCTTCGAGATGCTCACAGAGATGTACGGCGTTCCTAGATATGATGAGATTGACCCGACGCCGATAATAGCCTTCACGTACTCGTTCTTCTTTGGCTTCATGCTCACGGATTTCATGTACGGCCTCATAGTGGGAATAGTTGCCGCACTGCTCGTCAAGGGCCACAAGAAGTTCAATGATGGAACATACAAGTTCGCCTACACGTTGCTCGTCAGTTCGTTCTTCACGATGCTCATGGGAATCCTCTTCGGCAGTTACTTCGGCAACGCCGGTGACATAGTTCTCCAGTACATCACGGGTAATCCAAACGCCCACTTCCCCCGCATAGCTGACACGTTGAAGGATCCAATGTTTGTCCTTATGCTTGCTCTCGCCATAGGCCTCGCCCATCTCTTCACGGGCTACACCATAGGCTTCATTGTAAAGTGGAAGAACGGGGACAGGAAGGGTGCAGTGTTTGAACAGCTTCCCTGGATGCTCATCATCATAAGCATAGTGCTATTTGCCACAAAGAACGCATCCCTTATGCTCCCAGCCAAGGCCCTCTTTGGAGTGGGTATAGTGCTCTTTGCCATCGGGGAAATCATGGCCAACGGCGGACTGGCGGCGCTGATGATAATCTCGGACTTCTTCGGCTTCGTTGGAACCTGGCTCAGCTACGCCCGTCTGATGGCGCTGGCTCTGGCAACGAGTGGAATAGCGATGGTCGTTAACGTCCTTGCCGCAATGGTCTGGGGAATCAAGATAAGCATTGTTCCTCTGGGGATAGCAATTGGAATCATAATCTTCATAGGCGGTCAGCTGTTTTCGACCGCCATAAACGCCCTTGGAGCATTCGTTCACTCACTCCGTCTCCAGTATGTTGAGTTCTTTGGAACGTTTTACTCGGGCGATGGAAAGCCCTTTACGCCCTTCAAGTCCAAGAGGGAGGTTTCAAAACTTGAGTTGAAAGCTGATGGAGGTGCATGAAAGATGGATCCGATAGTTTATGTCGCCCTTGGCGCGGCGCTCGCAAGCGGAATAGCGGGTGCCGCTTCGGCCTTTGGTGTTGGTATAGCGGGTGCTGCAGCAGCTGGAGTTGTTGCAGAGGACGAGAAGAACTTCAAGAACGCGCTGATACTCGAAGGTCTGCCCATGACCCAGAGTATCTACGGTTTGATTACCCTGTTCCTTATACTCCTCAGCGCGGGAATCATCGGTGGTGGTTTCAAGTTTGCCCAAGCCACCACAGATAACATCGTCAAGAGCGCAATACTCTTCGGTGCCGGACTTACCGTCGGCCTTACCGGTCTCTCAGCTATACCGCAGGGTATCATCGCCAGCGCTGGTATCGGTGCCGTCGCAAAGAACCCGAAGACTTTCACACAGGGTATTATCTTCGCGGCTATGGCCGAGACAATGGCAATCTTCGGTCTTGTCGGTGCACTAATCATGATTGCCACAGGCGTCGGTCTCTGAACCCTCTCCTTTTTACGGTCTAAGGAGGATTGAAAATGGAAGGGGCTGAACTGATAATCCAGGAAATAAACAGGGAGGCAGAACAGAAAATACAATATATCCTTAGTGAAGCCCAAAAGGAAGCTGAAAAACTCAAAGAAGAAGCGAGAAAGAGAGCTGAATCAAGGGCTGAATGGATTCTAAGAAAAGCAAAAACTCAGGCAGAAATAGAAAAGCAGAGAATAATAGCCAATGCAAAACTCGAGGTTAGAAAGAAAAAGCTTGCCGTCCAGGAAGAGCTAATAAAACAGGTTATAGAATCGCTCAAAGAGAGACTCGCCACTCTTCCCGATGAAGAGTATTTCCCAATGATTGTTGAGCTAACTGCCAAGGCCGTTGAAGAGCTTGGTATTGATAAGATCGTTGTCAGGTCAAACGAGAGGACCCTCAAGCTCGTCGTTGAAAGACTCTCAGAGTTCAGAGAGAAGCTCAAAGATGCCCTCGGAAAGGACGTTGAAGTTACAATCGGCGAGCCAATCCAAACAATCGGTGGTGTCCTTGTTGAGAGCCCTGACGGAACCGTGAGAGTTGACAACACCTTTGAGGCCAGGATAGAACGTTTCGAGAGCGATCTCAGAGCAACTATAGCTAAAGCCCTCTTTGGGTGATTGATATGGAAGCAGTAACTGGAATCCTTGACACAACACTTGCTGTAATATTTACTTGGATTACATATAAGACCGGAAGGTATATCTACAAGTATACCCCTTACTCCTACCCCAATGCAAGGATCAAAGCCATGGAAGCCAAGCTCCTCAGCGAGCAGAAGTTCAACGAACTGGCCGAGAGCAGGACGCTTCAAAACTTCGTCGTTAACCTCGAGGACACCGACTATAAGGACTATCTTGCTGACGTTTCGAGTTACACCGTTGAGGAAGTTGAGAAGGCCCTCGAAAGGGCCCTCGCTGGAACATACGAGCTGATGTTCAAGATTCTTCCCAAGCGCTCTAGAGAATTCTTCAAACTCCTTCTTGAAGAGTGGGATGTCAGGAACATATCCAATGTCGTCAAGGCTAAGCTCTCCAACGAGCCTGCCAGTGACTATGTTGTTGAACTGGGAACCATGATTTCTAAGGTCAAAGCAATGGTTGAGGCTAAAACTATGGAGGAAATCTTGGTAATACTAGAGGGAACTCCCTACGAAGAGATTTACCAGAAGCTCTTGCTTGGTGAGCTCGATGTTACTCGATTTGAAACCGAGCTCTATAGAATATACTACAGGAAACTCCTAGACTATGCCCTTTCTAAGAGAGATGAAGAGAGGATTATCCTCGAGGAATTTGTGAGGCTCCAAATAGATAAAACTAACATTGTTACTGCTCTTCGCGCAAAGAAAGCAGGTCTCTCGGCTGAGGAGATAAAGCCAATGCTTATTCCGGGAGGAACAATTAAACTCGATCCAATACTTCACGTCGATTCCCTTGATATGGCACTTGCTGAGCTTGATTCCACGAAATATGGCAAAGTAATCAGGGATGTCAGAGAGGACATTGAAAACGATCTTAGTGTTCTCGAGAGAGCCTTGAACGAGTACATACTTGATAAAATTTCAGAACTCGAACGCTTTTATCCCTTGAGTATTGCAACACCTCTAAGCTACATTCTGAAGAAGGAAAGAGAGGTTAGAAAACTCAGAGCTATAGCAAAACTAATAGAGAATGGAGTTGAGCCAGAGCGCATAAAGGAGCTTGTAGGTGAGGTAGCATGAAGATAGCAGTCCTTGGTGACAGGGATACAGCTCTGGGTTTCCGGCTTGCCGGAGTTCATGAAGTTTATTCCTTCGAAGACACACCCGTTGAAATGGAACGGTTGAAGAACAAGCTAAACGAGCTAATAGAGAGAGGAGACATTGGGATTATCCTCATAACGGAGAGGTTTGCCCAGAGAATTGAGTTACCCGATGTTACGATTCCAATCATCCTTCAGGTGCCGGATAAGTCCGGCTCTAAATTCGGTGAAGAAGCCCTCCGCCAAATAGTTAGGAGGGCAATAGGTGTTGAGCTCAAGAGGTGAAGGAAAATGGGAAGGATAATTCGTGTTACGGGACCCCTTGTCGTAGCGGACGGCATGGAAGGAAGCAAGATGTATGAAGTTGTTCGCGTCGGTGAGATGGGTCTCATCGGAGAAATAATTCGCCTTGAAGGTGATAAGGCAGTTATACAGGTTTATGAAGAAACTGCTGGAGTTAGGCCAGGTGAGCCCGTTGAGGGAACGGGAGCTTCCCTTACAGTAGAACTTGGTCCTGGATTACTAACTTCGATATATGATGGAATTCAGAGGCCTCTTGAAAAGCTCCGCGAGCTGAGTGGTGACTTCATAGCCAGAGGTCTTACGGCTCCGGCTCTGCCAAGGGATAAGAAGTGGCATTTTACCCCAAAGGTTAAGGTCGGCGACAAAGTCACGGGTGGAGACGTCCTCGGTACAGTCCCGGAGACGAGCATCATAGAGCACAAGATACTCGTTCCCCCGTGGGTCGAGGGAGAGATAGTTGAGATAGCTGAGGAAGGCGACTACACCGTTGAGGAAGTCATAGCGAAAGTTAAGAAACCCGACGGGAGTATCGAGGAGCTTAAGATGTACCACAAGTGGCCAGTTCGTGTCAAGAGACCATATAAGACCAAGATACCTCCTGAAGTTCCGCTTATCACAGGACAGAGGACTATTGATACCTTCTTCTCCATAGCCAAGGGTGGAACTGCCGCCATTCCGGGTCCCTTCGGTTCAGGAAAGACCGTCACCCAGCACCAGTTGGCTAAGTGGAGTGACGCCCAGGTGGTTGTTTACATCGGTTGCGGTGAGCGCGGTAACGAGATGACCGATGTCCTTGAGGAGTTTCCCAAACTGAAGGACCCGAAAACAGGAAAGCCCCTCATGGAGAGAACGGTTCTCATAGCCAACACCTCCAACATGCCGGTCGCTGCGCGTGAGGCGTCCATCTATACGGGAATCACGATAGCCGAGTACTTCAGGGACCAGGGCTACGATGTCGCTTTGATGGCCGATTCAACGAGTAGATGGGCGGAAGCGCTCCGTGAAATTTCGGGAAGGCTTGAGGAAATGCCCGGTGAGGAGGGTTATCCGGCCTACCTCGCGAGCAAGATAGCGGAGTTCTACGAGAGGGCCGGTCGCGTTGTTACTCTCGGAAGCGAGCCGAGGATTGGTAGCGTCTCCGTCATTGGAGCAGTTTCACCGCCCGGTGGTGACCTCAGCGAGCCGGTCGTTCAGAACACTCTGAGAGTCGTCAAGGTCTTCTGGGCCCTCGATGCCGACTTAGCCAGGAGGAGGCACTTCCCGGCAATCAACTGGCTGAGGAGCTACTCGCTCTACATAGACGCAATCCAGGACTGGTGGCACAAGAACGTTGACCCGGAGTGGAGGAAGATGCGCGATACAGCGATGGCCCTACTCCAGAAGGAGGCCGAACTTCAGGAGATAGTCAGAATCGTCGGTCCTGACGCTTTGCCGGATAGAGAGAAAGCAATACTCATCGTCACGAGGATGCTCCGTGAGGACTACCTCCAGCAGGATGCCTTCGACGAGGTTGACACCTACTGTCCGCCCAAGAAGCAGGTTACAATGATGCGCGTAATCCTCAACTTCTACGAGAAGACTATGGAGGCGGTTGACAAGGGCGTCCCTGTTGACGAGATTGCTAAGCTTCCCGTCAGGGAGAAGATTGGCCGTATGAAGTTCGAGCCAGATGTTGAGAAGATTAGAGCTCTCATAGATGAAACCAACGCCCAGTTTGAGGAGCTCTTCAAGAAGTACGGAGCGTGATGCTCATGCCGGGAATGGAGTACTCCACAGTTAGCAAGATTTACGGACCGCTCATGATTGTCGAGGGCGTCAAGGGAGTGGCCTACGGTGAGGTCGTTGAGATAGAGACCGAGAGCGGGGAGAAGAGGAAGGGACAGGTTCTCGAGGCCAGGGAGAACCTCGCAATAGTCCAGGTCTTCGAGGGAACCCGCGATTTGGACGTTAAAACCACCCGCGTCCGCTTTACCGGAGAGACCCTCAAGGTTCCCGTTTCAATGGACATGCTGGGCAGGATATTCAACGGTATCGGCAAGCCCATCGACGGCGGACCGGAAATCATCCCCGAGGACAGGAGAGACGTTCACGGTGCGCCACTCAATCCGGTGGCAAGAGCCTACCCGAGGGACTTCATCCAGACAGGTATTTCGGCAATAGACGGTATGAACACCCTCGTCAGGGGCCAGAAGCTTCCGATATTCAGCGGTTCAGGTTTACCACACAACATGCTTGCCGCACAGATAGCGAGACAGGCTAAGGTCCTCGGTGAGGAGGAGCAGTTCGCCGTAGTTTTCGCGGCGATGGGTATCACATATGAAGAGGCCAACTTCTTCAAGAAGAGCTTTGAAGAGACCGGAGCAATAGAGAGGGCCGTGCTCTTCCTTAACCTAGCGGACGACCCTGCCATTGAGCGTATCATTACCCCCCGTATGGCCCTCACCGTGGCTGAGTACCTTGCCTTCGACTACGACATGCAGGTTCTGGTTATACTCACCGACATGACCAACTACGCCGAAGCTTTGCGTGAGATTTCAGCCGCTAGAGAAGAGGTTCCTGGAAGGCGCGGTTATCCGGGTTACATGTACACCGACTTGGCTACAATCTACGAAAGAGCGGGTCGCGTAAGGGGCAAGAAGGGAAGTATAACCCAGATGCCAATCCTGACGATGCCTGACGATGATATAACCCACCCGATTCCGGATTTGACCGGTTACATCACCGAGGGTCAGATAGTTCTCAGCAGGGAACTCCACAGGAAGGGTATCTACCCGCCGATTGACGTTCTCCCAAGCCTGAGCCGTCTGATGAAGGACGGTATCGGTAAGGGTAGGACCAGGGAAGACCACCCACAGCTCGCCCAGCAGTTGTATGCAGCCTACGCTGAAGGCAGATCTCTAAGGGATCTTGTAGCGGTTGTGGGTGAAGAAGCCCTGAGTGAGACCGATAAGAAGTACCTTAAGTTCGCGGACAGATTCGAGAGGGAATTCGTTGCCCAGCGCTACGATGAGGACAGGAGCATCTTTGAGACTCTCGACCTTGGATGGGAGCTTCTAGCGGAACTTCCGGAGAGCGAGCTCAAGCGTGTCAGGAAGGAGTACATCCTCAAATACCACCCGAAGTACAGGAAGAGGGGCAAGTGAGCCCCTATAAAATTTTTAGGTGGTCGAGATGGCAGAACTGCTCAACGTGAAGCCAACGCGAATGGAGCTCCTCAACCTCAAGAGGAGAATTCAGCTGGCCAAGAAGGGTCACAAGCTCCTCAAGGACAAGCAAGATGCACTTATTATGGAATTTTTCACGATTTACGATGAAGCTCTTACCCTTAGAAAAGAGCTAAATCTCAAGATGGAGGAGGCATTCGAAGCCCTCCAGATGGCGGAGATTGACGTTGGAACACTTCGCCTTAAGGAGATAAGCCTCTCGGTGAAGCCGAACAGGGAAGTGGAGATTAAGAAGAGAAACATCATGGGCGTTCCGGTTCCCCTTATCGAGGCTGAGTCTTTCAAGAGAAACGTTGGGGAGAGGGGTTACGCCTTTGTTTCGAGCTCCGCCAAGGTCGACCTCGTCGCAGAGAAGTTCGAGGAGGTCCTTGATTTGGCCGTTCGCCTCGCTGAGGTGGAGGAGACCCTAAAGAGGCTCGCGAAGGAGATAGAAGTAACCAAGAGGCGCGTCAACGCGCTGGAATACATTATCATACCAAGGATGGAAGCCACCGTCAAGTTCATCAAGCAACGCTTAGATGAGATGGAGCGCGAGAACTTCTTCAGGCTGAAGAGGGTTAAGGCCTTAATCGAGGCTAGAAGCGGGTCCTGAGCCCTTTACGTTCCCCTTTTTCTAAGGAGCGTTTGTGTAGGTGTTTGTGTAGGCAAATCGCTTAAATATGCTCTTCTCGTAATTAAGTTGGGGGTGAGCTATGGGAGAGTACTTTATCGAGCCCGGTTTGGACCCCAGAAAGGACCACGTTCTTTACAGGGATGATGAACACCTCGTGGTTTACCTTGGCACCCAGGAGGGTGGAGAGGACGTTGACGTTAACAGCTACCTCATAGTCAGCAGGGGCAAGGGAATTCTCATAGATCCCGGAGGATACAAGATTTTCTCCAAGGTGCTGGCAAACGCCTCCAAGTACATTGACCCGAGGGACATAGAGTACATCTACATCTGCCACCAGGACCCGGATGTTGCCGGTAGTTTGCCCCTTTGGAGAGAAGTTAGCAACGCAAAAATCATAGTTCACTGGCTCTGGACGAGGTTTCTGCCCCACTTTGGTTTTGAAGACATCAGAGCAGTTGCTCACGAGTTGTCGGACGAAGGCGAGACGATGGTCTTTGGTGCAACGACCCTTGAGTTCATACCCGCCCACTTCCTTCACAGTCCCGGACACTTTACGATATACGACCACAGGAGCAAGTTTCTCTTTACAGGGGACATAGGCATAGCCCTCCTTGAAGAGCCTTACATCGTTGTTGAGAACATGGAGAGGCACATACAGGCCATGAGACCGGTTCACGAGAGGCTAATGCCGACGAGCAGGGCCATAAAGGTCTGGCTTGACAAAGTGAAGTTCCTCGACGTTGAAGCCATACTGCCCCAGCACGGGGCGATTATCCCTAAAAAGTTTATACCCCGCTTCTATGACTTCCTCGAAAACCTGAAGTGCGGCGTTGACCTGCTCCGATGAGGTGATAGCATGAACGTCAGGAGCATCGAGAAGGCATCAAATGCATTGGCTCAGTCAGTCCGTATAAAAACTTCAAGTAAGGAGTCCAGCAAGATTATAGACGAATTAGCCGAGCAAATTAGTGGACAGTTCCTTGAGAACAACATAATGATTATTGAAAACATAGAAAAGCTTTCTCAAGTCATGAGAGAACTTGAAAGGTTTCAGGAGGAGTTCCTACCCTTCTTTAAGCGTTTTGAGGTCTTCGCTCAAGAATTTAACACACTCGTTGAAAACCTTGAGTATGTTTCAAGGATAAGCGACTCGATAGCCAGCGTGGCGAAGCAGACCAACCTGGTTGCCCTTAATGCATCTATAGAAGCGGCCCGCGCTGGCGAAGCCGGAAGGGGTTTTGCAGTCGTTGCCGATGAGATTAGGAAGATGGCTGTCCAGACCATGAATCTCGCCAAGGAAATCAAAGACTTCAACACGAGGGTGATGGGCCAGCTTGAGACCCTTAGAGACGCTCTGGCAGTTATGGACAGAATCAAGGAGGGAACTGAGATACTCGGGAGAGACATAGAGGCCATGGTCGAGATTAGCTCGGTTTTAGATGAGATTTCGCGCGAGCAGGAGGAGATTGTAAACGATATAAAGAGGCTCAAGGGGATAGCCCTGGCATTGAGGAAGTTTGCGGACATGCAGGATAAATACAATAAGGAGCTCGCCTCACTCCTTAGAATGATGGTCAGCGAATACGCGAAGGAGCAAAGGGAAAAGTAGTGGGGTGCTTGTTATGACGGAGAGGCTTTACTACTCTGATCCATACCTTAAAGAAACGACCGCTACGGTTGTTGAGGTTAAAAACCTCGGGAACGGCCTCGTTGAGGTTCTCCTAGATAGGACGATATTCTATCCTGAAGGCGGTGGCCAGCCCTCCGACAGGGGACTTATCGAGGGTGAAGGGTTCACGATTGAGGTCACCAAGGTTAAAGAGCGCGATGAAATCTGGCATGAGGGGGTAATCGAGGGGAGGGTTCCAGAAAAGGGCGAGGAAGTTAGGCTTAAGCTCGACTGGGACTGGAGATACGAGAACATGAAGAACCATACGGGACAGCACATCCTCTCGGCGGTTCTCAAGAAGCTTTACGACCTCGACACGACAGGTTTCCAGATTTTTGAGCACTACAACAAGATTGAGGTTAACGGCGACCTCGACTGGGAGGCCATTACAAGGGCTGAAATCGAGGCCAATAGAATAGTCTCCGAGGGACTTCCCGTAACCGTTGAGGAGTTCAAGTACCTTCCCGACGACATCGTTAAGACGCTGAGAAAGCACGTGAGCAAGGTAACCGACAGGGTCAGGATAGTGAGCATCGGCAACGTTGACAGAACCCCCTGCGGGGGAACCCACGTTAAGAACACCTCCGAGATAGGTCTCATCAAGGTTCTCCGCTTCTACAAGAAGTCCAAGAACCTCTGGAGGATAGAGTTCGTCGCCGGTAACAGGGCCCTGAGGACGCTCAACGAGCTCCTCGAAGACTACTGGAATTCCCTTGAGGAGATGCCCAACAAGAACAGGCCCCTCATTGACAGGGTCAGGGAGCTGAAGGGGGAGATTGACTCCCTCGAGGAGAAGATTGACGAGCTGAGGCACGAGCTCTGGCGCTGGAAGGGGCTGGCCCTCATAGACAAGGCAGAGGAGATAGGTGACTACAACGTGGTTGCCCTCGTCGAGA
This region of Thermococcus sp. genomic DNA includes:
- a CDS encoding ATP synthase subunit A — protein: MGRIIRVTGPLVVADGMEGSKMYEVVRVGEMGLIGEIIRLEGDKAVIQVYEETAGVRPGEPVEGTGASLTVELGPGLLTSIYDGIQRPLEKLRELSGDFIARGLTAPALPRDKKWHFTPKVKVGDKVTGGDVLGTVPETSIIEHKILVPPWVEGEIVEIAEEGDYTVEEVIAKVKKPDGSIEELKMYHKWPVRVKRPYKTKIPPEVPLITGQRTIDTFFSIAKGGTAAIPGPFGSGKTVTQHQLAKWSDAQVVVYIGCGERGNEMTDVLEEFPKLKDPKTGKPLMERTVLIANTSNMPVAAREASIYTGITIAEYFRDQGYDVALMADSTSRWAEALREISGRLEEMPGEEGYPAYLASKIAEFYERAGRVVTLGSEPRIGSVSVIGAVSPPGGDLSEPVVQNTLRVVKVFWALDADLARRRHFPAINWLRSYSLYIDAIQDWWHKNVDPEWRKMRDTAMALLQKEAELQEIVRIVGPDALPDREKAILIVTRMLREDYLQQDAFDEVDTYCPPKKQVTMMRVILNFYEKTMEAVDKGVPVDEIAKLPVREKIGRMKFEPDVEKIRALIDETNAQFEELFKKYGA
- a CDS encoding ATP synthase subunit B; translated protein: MPGMEYSTVSKIYGPLMIVEGVKGVAYGEVVEIETESGEKRKGQVLEARENLAIVQVFEGTRDLDVKTTRVRFTGETLKVPVSMDMLGRIFNGIGKPIDGGPEIIPEDRRDVHGAPLNPVARAYPRDFIQTGISAIDGMNTLVRGQKLPIFSGSGLPHNMLAAQIARQAKVLGEEEQFAVVFAAMGITYEEANFFKKSFEETGAIERAVLFLNLADDPAIERIITPRMALTVAEYLAFDYDMQVLVILTDMTNYAEALREISAAREEVPGRRGYPGYMYTDLATIYERAGRVRGKKGSITQMPILTMPDDDITHPIPDLTGYITEGQIVLSRELHRKGIYPPIDVLPSLSRLMKDGIGKGRTREDHPQLAQQLYAAYAEGRSLRDLVAVVGEEALSETDKKYLKFADRFEREFVAQRYDEDRSIFETLDLGWELLAELPESELKRVRKEYILKYHPKYRKRGK
- a CDS encoding V-type ATP synthase subunit D, with product MAELLNVKPTRMELLNLKRRIQLAKKGHKLLKDKQDALIMEFFTIYDEALTLRKELNLKMEEAFEALQMAEIDVGTLRLKEISLSVKPNREVEIKKRNIMGVPVPLIEAESFKRNVGERGYAFVSSSAKVDLVAEKFEEVLDLAVRLAEVEETLKRLAKEIEVTKRRVNALEYIIIPRMEATVKFIKQRLDEMERENFFRLKRVKALIEARSGS
- a CDS encoding MBL fold metallo-hydrolase, whose amino-acid sequence is MGEYFIEPGLDPRKDHVLYRDDEHLVVYLGTQEGGEDVDVNSYLIVSRGKGILIDPGGYKIFSKVLANASKYIDPRDIEYIYICHQDPDVAGSLPLWREVSNAKIIVHWLWTRFLPHFGFEDIRAVAHELSDEGETMVFGATTLEFIPAHFLHSPGHFTIYDHRSKFLFTGDIGIALLEEPYIVVENMERHIQAMRPVHERLMPTSRAIKVWLDKVKFLDVEAILPQHGAIIPKKFIPRFYDFLENLKCGVDLLR
- a CDS encoding methyl-accepting chemotaxis protein, coding for MNVRSIEKASNALAQSVRIKTSSKESSKIIDELAEQISGQFLENNIMIIENIEKLSQVMRELERFQEEFLPFFKRFEVFAQEFNTLVENLEYVSRISDSIASVAKQTNLVALNASIEAARAGEAGRGFAVVADEIRKMAVQTMNLAKEIKDFNTRVMGQLETLRDALAVMDRIKEGTEILGRDIEAMVEISSVLDEISREQEEIVNDIKRLKGIALALRKFADMQDKYNKELASLLRMMVSEYAKEQREK
- a CDS encoding DHHA1 domain-containing protein; amino-acid sequence: MTERLYYSDPYLKETTATVVEVKNLGNGLVEVLLDRTIFYPEGGGQPSDRGLIEGEGFTIEVTKVKERDEIWHEGVIEGRVPEKGEEVRLKLDWDWRYENMKNHTGQHILSAVLKKLYDLDTTGFQIFEHYNKIEVNGDLDWEAITRAEIEANRIVSEGLPVTVEEFKYLPDDIVKTLRKHVSKVTDRVRIVSIGNVDRTPCGGTHVKNTSEIGLIKVLRFYKKSKNLWRIEFVAGNRALRTLNELLEDYWNSLEEMPNKNRPLIDRVRELKGEIDSLEEKIDELRHELWRWKGLALIDKAEEIGDYNVVALVEKWPMKDAQAFAVNFVKENPGSILLLASEEYALFARNEEVEVSMKELLQKVIEELGGKGGGTDNLARGRIEAEPEDVLDVAKEKLREIISG